From the genome of Trachemys scripta elegans isolate TJP31775 chromosome 2, CAS_Tse_1.0, whole genome shotgun sequence:
AACACTATTTGGAGGGACAGAGTGGAAAAATTGTAGATGTTTTGCTCAAAAGATAGAAACTATGGCTCAAAAATGGGGACATTTGGGAAGTCTGGACAGGCCTGCAACTGTCTCCTTTTGTCCTAGCCTGTGGGGAAAGTAGAATCCTATGTGTTTTGCCATCTCTGGTGGTTTCCATGGAAATGATATTTACATCATGAATGTATCATTTCCGgcacaataaataaattaaagcacTGTGTCAAAGCCAACTATTGCTCTTAAGGCAAGCAACAGTTTGATCCTCAGAGCTCACAGCAAAAAGTTGGGATtcgggacacctgggttctgttcccagcattcccattgactcactgtgtaatgttggacaagtcacttctctgCTCCATGTCTCtattttcccacctgtaaaatgggcagagtagattttgaggccagaagggaccattatgatcatctagtctgagggTCTGAGTAGCACAAGTTGGAAAAtgtcacccagtaatttctgcatgtGGCCCAAAAACTTGTCGCTGAACAAGAGTGTGTCTTTTAGAGCGAtttacaaggtttttttttacaaagaagGATATGTGGCGAAGAGAATTGCAAATGAAGGGCAAATGCACGAATGTTTCACTGATCCTTTTTCATCATGTACACGGTAgtgattcagagtagcagccgtgttagtctgtatccgcaaaaagaacaggagtacttggggcacccttagagactaacagatttatttgagcataagctttcgtgggctacagccagtttggccaatgtacatggcagagaggcattgctggcacatgatggcatatattacattggtagatgtgcaggtgaacgagtcccagatggcgtggctgatgtgattaggtcctgtgacgatgtcacttgaatagaatgtggacagaattggcatccggctttgttgcaaggataggttcctgggtcagtgtttttgttcagtggtgtgtggttgctggtgagtatttgcttcaggttggggggttgtttgtaagcgaggacaggtctgtctcccaagatctgtgagagtgagggatcatctttcaggataggttgtagatctttgatgatgcactggagaggttttagttgggggctgaaggtgatagcTAGtggtgttattttctttgttggacctgtcttgtaggaggtgacttctgggtactcctctggctctttttaaaaattgacagttgTTGCCTAGCAACAAGCCACACCATTCTTAAAGCCACAAGGCATTGAAATCTCAGCAAAACCTTTAAGCCAATGCTTAGCTTTAAGTACACGCTTAAGTCCCAATGAAGTCCACCTAAGCTAGTTGACCTcactgggatttaagcatgtggtTACAGTTGTTAAGCatttgtttaagtgctttgctgaatcagagcctcagagagttggggtcctggtgacaTCTGTTGTTATCTGGGGTGAATTCTCTGTCACTGGGGGCGATTTTAATTCtagtcttgtgatatttgctgttttcttaaagcctcagctccagGATTCATGTGGTTACCTGAAAAATCtcgctttgtttttttaaaggtaagaTTTTAGCCCTTATGATTTCTGAGAAACACTTGCAAATGTGTCCCAAGTGCACCCTTAATGCTCAAAAGCCAGAAGATAACAAAAGAGAACCCCCAATGtattcttgttttaaaatttcatgatttggggggtggaggctgaccctGGGTTTTGAAGGCTCAGTGTTAGCGCTGCTAGGTCGCAAAGGGTCCTAGTGCTGGTTCCTTTCACCTCATGAGATTGTATTTGCAAaaaggccaaagttttcaaaagccaCCTGTTTGGAGGCACATCAGTTTTTGAGTCTGAAATGCAGAGCCACCgagcacccgcagctcccagggaCTGCGgggacagctggggggggggtggtttataTGTTTTGTGTtcctatatttttatttatttatttatttatttatttaaaaagcattgGACCCCGCTCGCCGCCACATGAACAATTAATTCAGCGGGAGGTGCCCCGAGTTCTCTGTCTGTGGCTGACTTTGATTAGAAGGGGGAGCAGCAACTGCGGGAAGCAAAGGGCCCCAGCAGGCGGAGGGAGCCGTCCCTGGCCCTTTTAAGAGCAAGGCCCCTTTAAGGAGCGCTTCCTGCTCCGTCACGGCGCGTGCACAGCCCGGGGTTGGGCGGCCGGCTGCACCCTGCGACATTCAACTGGCTGCAAACTCCGCCTCGGCGCACCAGGAAGGAGCCTGCAGCCCCCTAGCTTGGGCCAGCGTAGGGAGCAGCAGCCGGGGCTCGCagaacctcccccttccccccagggctTGGTAGCCACAGCCAGGGGCAGGCAGAGCATCCTcttcccagcccagggagcagcaggCAGAGCCCGGGGCAAGGGGCCGCCAGTCAGGGGATGCCAGGGCCAGTTCAGAGCTAGCCAGGGCCACGGGGGCCAGTGGGGACAAGTCAGCGGCAGGCCCTGCCTTGCACCCCCCGGGGGGAAACTGGCAGCAGCCGCGAGGAACCAGCCGAGCAGGGCCCCGCTCTGCCCGAGAGACACCCAGCGCAAGGCATTCCTGCGGCATTAGCTAATCCAGAGCCCAGCCGAGCAGCATCTGCCAGGCTCCGCCGCCCCTCTCCAGCGCTCCGTGGCCACCCAGCCTGCTGCTCCCCGCAGGAGCTCGCTGCTCTCCGCCCGCAAGCCCGGGGCCCCCTTGCTGATGCGCCATGGTCTCCTGGATAATCTGCCGCGTGGTAGTGTGAGTATGGTGCAGAGCTGGTTGGCTTGTGGGGAAGGAAAGGTAGAATCGCCCTTTGACCAAACCTGGCATCTCTCGTGCCACCTGGCTGCGTTTTGGGGATCGCTGTCGGGGGCACTTAAAGTCACACCATGTTTTGGTGACCTTGACAAAGCCATACCCCGCCAGTGCTGCTGGACTGCGGCCACCTCTGCGGTGGGAAGGGGGTACCGTAGGAAGGGGGTGCTGCCTGGGGTGGAGGTGGAATTCTAGCAGATACGGGAGCAAACCCCCAATTTATTAGTCACAGAAGTGGGGGGTTTCTTAACTTCCCCGGGTGGGGCTCATGTCATTCAGCGTCTCCTCTAGaacaagtgtcagaggggtagccatgttagtctgtatccacaaacacaacggggagtctggtggcaccttaaagtcttttaagtgccaccggactcctcgttgttttcctCTAGAACAGCGTTCCTCGACTGTTTTGATACTTGGGACCAAcgtgctgccttcctaaactgtgtcagggagatctcagggaccggtcgttgaaaaacactgctctaggAGACCCACCTGGAGTAGATGGTATGTACAGGTGCCTTGGAAGGAATATGGGTTGAGTTGAAACTGCTGGGACTTAAATCTGTGACCTCAGGCTGACTGAGTGTTTCAGACCTGAGGGTCAGACCAGCATgacagaatcctagaaatgtagcaCTGGAAGGCATCTCCAGAGGTCATCTggtctagtccatccccctgtgcaGAAGCTGGACCAAGAAAATGTAGACAGTCCCTGACAGGTGTGATCCTATCTTGTTTGTCATCTTTgacttttgtctgacccagtttgAGATGCCTCACTTACCTTTCCTCTACCTCTAGGGTTGGCTTGAAATAAACTATATTACAAAGAAAGCATTTTGGTTTGAGGGCTACGCACAGAGTATCCTGTGCGCTTTAGCCAGCATGTGGGAAAGCCAGACGTCTGCTTTCTTGCATTTCCAATAGCCTCAATTTCTCTCCATCACGCTGCTGGTGGACACCTGTGCCCATTGGGTTCCCGAGACTCCCTTTGAAATGGCTTCTGAGTTGTCAGTTCTAGGGACtcagacctggattctattcgtGCCTCTGCTATtgagctgctgggtgaccttgggcaagtcacgttgctgatccgtgcctcagtttcccctcccaccctgtgtcctGTCTATATAGATGGTTCACTGTATGTGTGTGCACCCCCTTGCCCAATGGGGTTCCAGTCTCTGCTGGGGCCTCTGCCGGCTATGGGCATACAAATAACTGCTGCAAAGTGGGACCTGGAAGCACAGACTCTGCTGTTCGAAATCCATTTCAAGGCTGGTGCAAAGGGAGTTCTAGAATTGTTTGTTGAAAAGAACACTTGTTTAACAGCTGGTGTAACAGTCAAAACACCTGTTCAACACCATGTCTGTTCGGTGGCGGGGGCGGAACCTAACTTGTCTCAAATTCTAATAGCAAATCCAATTCTTTAATTGCCACTTAATAGGTAGCACCCCAAGGAAGGGGTCAGATGGTGAAACagggacaaagtatttccaaAAACTGACCTTTTTATTTGTGGTGTCTGTTCTGACTTACTAAATATTTAGCTCCTGGAGTTACAGCCAGTTGGTGGAGTCTGCCTTCAACTTGGCACCTTTCACCTCTACCCAGCCCCTGGAATGTGTGGTTTCCCTCCCCTACCCCAGTCAGACAGCAGCCACCCAAAAGCAATGGCTATTTCTGACTGGCCTTGCTTTCTAAAATAAGGGCGAGTATCCTTCCTTGCTGTGGCATTCCACATAGTGCCCATCAGGGGCTCCTGGCATTTGGGCAGATTTGCCAGCTAATCTGGTAGGAATCTCCTTAGTAAAGTGTTCTTTAGCAGCCACTCATTATGTAGCATTACCCCATAATCTTCCTGGCTAGCGAAAGCCCTACATGCTTGTCTGTGTGTGGCATGCTTGTCTGTGTGTGGCAGGATGTCCCAGACGAGTCAGTTAATTTCCCATCTGGTAAGTGATCTCGTGTCACAGACTGCACAAGCTGGGTCACGTGCCAGCTTCCTGTCAGGGCTCCAAAGGCCACAGGTTAGGGCTTCGGTGTCCTAGGGATGCACCCACATGCTGGAGGTGGAGCGGGGGGAGCTTGGGGAGCTGCTAAAACACAAACTGTTGGGCTACTCACTATGGTAGGCGTTGGAAAGGGCAGCTGGGACCTTGTCTGTACTGGGGATTTTAACCACCAGTGTAGCTCCGCCAGGGCAAACTCCCAGTGGAGACACGCTATAATGGGTTTGGGGGTTGCTGGTGCAGCTACATCCGTGGCTGTGAACCCCGTGTAGGAGACAgtagggtggatttgatttaaaccaCGATTTAAATCACtggtcaggaagactcgatttaattaTGGATTTCTACGTAagagtgcattcttgttggttgttaccaacctgaagatcctgcatgttcagacatgttcctttcatcatcttcaacgcagcttcttcctgagaaggaacacttctcatgatgttgtttcattcgggcaaccaggccttgcattactttgttgcactgtttgcattttgtacGCATGcttgtcttacccacaggtagaggaacttcattaaaatattttcaaactgggtctcttttacggctgctgccattataggttttccctataatggtatggtagatctcaaatcaatgaagggtACATTCGGAAAGACCTCAACACGTCTGGAATATGCtgttcaaacagtttcacttttgtttctactgcctttccctcccttcccgtatttatctccagacttcttctctttGAGCAGATCTATtccgcctccaacaatcttctattcattgaactttttgaaactttgcacttttagagagagataagggattgactctgtgtatacaaattgcagagggacaatagggttgaggtctgttatttctcacctctatatatttatttaaaaatacttttgctgtaaacaagcatgttatctttggagacacaaatccacagtttgagaactgcaaaactaagcatctctgatggtatcttctagactgagcacagAGTCCcgttgggtagatagaaagattaacctaaataatctatacagaagcccctggaacctcaAAAGATTGGGTTCCTAATGCATGAGCTATTGGAacttgtttaagaaaagtttcgtaaatattacatgaatatattgtctcatactatcgAATTAGagtttataatccctattccatgatgcgatatctttgagctataatgtatcttaatgaACACTATTTTTAGATGCTTTTTgagaaaaaaactattttatcaaaaaatccgatttaaattaaaaaaaaaatcggatttttttttaattattatttttttaaaatcattgatttttatccaccctgggaGACAGTAATGGTGACCCAGGGAAGAACTTGTGCACCCCTCCACCCAAGACGCGGGGCATGGAGCTGCAGTTTCCTGAGCAGTGGGGGAAGCTTCTTGACTACTGCCACTTGGCCTGGTTTtgctctcctgctcccagccTTGTGACGGTTGCGTGTTAATATGTAACCCAGACACTGTGGGCTGGGGACCCTGCAAGGACAGACAGCAGAGGGCTGGTAGTTCTGAGTTTGCCCTTAAGGCGAGGGAGGCTGTAGTGTTTGCAGAATACTATGCCCAGAGACGGTGGGGATAGAGGAGAGAGTCACCTCCCTGAAGAGCCATTGCTGGTGGATTTGGGCCTTCTCTGTTAATGACCTGTCTCATTGTGCATCACAGCTGAGGTTGACTCTGAGTGGGGAGTGCTGGGCCCGGCTGTATACGGTATCGCTTGCCCCCAGTGGGAGATAGCCTGTGCAGTGACTTCCTAAAGTGGTGCTGGGGGACGGCTTTACTGTGGCCTCCCCATCTCTCTGCCATAGGTGATGTGGTGGCAATCAGATCCAGAGCACAGGCATGCATGGACTGGCTGGTCTGCAGCCCTAGATAGGCTGCAGGAGTAAACATGTTTAAATAGGGCTGTGGCTAACCTGTGTAATAATGTGTTTTTTCTTGCCAGTGTGGGCCACCTCCTGGCCTCCACTTCTACCAAGGCTAAAGCCAGGTTCTCAGACGTGGTTGTGTGGGGCCAGCGTAGGAGAGCAAAGCTGGGGTACAGCCTGTATTTATATTTGGTTACCTGGGTGTAGGCAAGGGGCCCTCTCTGGCTGGGAGCTAGAAGAGACTGGTAGCCAGGTTTTCAGAGCTAAGCATATCTGCCCTGGTGGGCTGGCATGGAGAAGCCAGTGCATTCTGGCTGGGCTAGCAAAATGGGGTGCATGCAATGGGCTGAGTCTAGCAAAGCGGTTTGGGCTGGGGCTCATACGCCCTTATGCTAGCGGACAGAGCTCTGGACTATGACTCGGGAGACTTGggctctgttctcagctctgccactggcctgctggatgaccttgggcaaatcgcttCAGCtcccggtgcctcagtttccccatctataaagttggggggtggggtcaaTGTTACCGACCTGGTTTGTTAAAGTACTGGGAGATCTACAGATGAATGGCTGGTACCTGCCCAATAAGACAGCATTGGCAGTGTACTGCAGAGCAGACTCCCCATTGCCCGTTACACCTGGAATCCTGGTCATCCTGACGCATCCTAACAATCCACGTTTATGGCACTCTGCATCTTCGGAGTCCCATGGTAACCCAGCACGCTTCCAGCCCTTCAGTTGCTATCTCTGGCTCTCCTGATAGAAGAGTGAGGCTAAGTTCAACCACCCCACCCTGCAGCTCCAGTGCCATCTGGGTGAAGCAGCAGAGGCCAGATGTGCCTGAGGAATTCCCCAAGAGGAGCTGTGGTGGGCCGCACAGGTGGGATGGGGTGTCCATGCAGCTGCCTCTCAGCTGTCAAGCTGACCGGGGGGCTGCATGTGCCTGGACTCGCAGAGGTACCTGCTGATCTTATGGGGGAATCTCTGGCCTTCGTGTTGGCTCGGAAGAAGGTGCAGGGGATTCGGTGGCAGGAATGTGATGCAGCGGGGGCTGGGTTCGGGATGACatctatgtgtttttttttttttttataaataaatttcaTCTGAATGAGACGCATGAGAATAACTGGGAGAAGTGCAGCTactactggggtgggggggctggctAGTGCTGTTCTGTCAGGCTGATTCATGCTGCCCACACGGCTCTGCAGCCTCGCTCAGACTCTACCATTGCTCGCTGCTGCCGCTTTACAGAAGCCTTCCATCTCCTTGCTCTCCATCTCTCCCTGTGCCCTGCTTCCCTGTGTCCCTCTTCACTTCAGCACTTCTGCCAGCAGGGCAAGGTTCCTGAGGGCCATGCCCTGCCCCATGGGCCGGTTCTAGCagtgtccctcccctcccctccccccagtgtgtTGGAACCTGTTGGTAACCAGTTCCGGTGAGGAAGTGCAGCCTGATGCCATCCTGTGATTTAGCAGCAGCCTGTTGGACTGGCTTGGCTTGTGTAACCAGGAGCCGGTGTGGCAGCCCAGGCACGTTAACTAGCCATGCTCCAGGTGTGTGCTCACAGGTGCCGTCAGACTGGTAGCAGGGAGGGGATTGCAGTCCAGAGGGATGATGCTATGGATGAGACTAATACCCCTTAGAGTTTGAAGGCTGGAGCAGGAAGTGTTTCAGGGAAATAGGACCTGAAATCAGACTCCCCATTAAAGGGTGCTTGGAGGGGGGCAGGACATGACCCAGGTTGAAGGGTGGCAGAGGTAGCACCATGCTACAGAACAACCTGCCACTAGCACAGAAAAGGGCTTAAATCCTGAACACACTGCAGCCTGACACACTGGATTTACCTGAGCTTTCCTGAGCGTGGGCAGGATGTGGCGTATCCTGACCTGTCAGTGCTAATAGCTGTTCCCCGTTGGGAAGTGGGTGTAGTCATCAGGATCGCCTGCAGGCTCTGCAGAAGTTGTGCTGCTCTGGCTAATTACTGGCTTGGCTGGTATCTGTCACGGGGTTCAGGCGCTCTGCCTGCCTGGAATGCTTGGGAGGGTGGCCCTGTGTCACAGGGAGCTGGCCTGGATACAGGTTCTACTTTCCCTCCCGGTACCACCACCGAGTCCTTCCCGCTGCATCTTTCTTGCTGCCAGTCAGCTGCCGCCCTGTCTCCTCTCACTGCAGCTCCAGAGGGAGAGGAGCAGCGTTCCCTGGGCAGAGGCACCGGGGCAGCATGGTGCTGGAGGCCGTGAAGGCAAAGCTGCGGAGCAGAGCCAGGCAATGCTGCTTCTCTCTGCTGGCCCTGCTCTACGTGTGGTGGCCGGCCTTTCTCACCCCCTCTCTCTGTTACAGGCTAGTGTTTGGGATGCTCTATCCGGCCTATGCCTCCTACAAGGCAGTGAAAACCAAGAACATCCGGGAATACGTGAGTATGAGGagcggggagggctctgagttattgtGTCCAGGCACAGAggacctggtggggagggggacgcTAGGGAAGAGACCAGGGAGGCAGATTACCTGGGGGGCGTTGTGCCAGGCGTGAAAGCAGCAGGGCTgatttccctgcccccctgaggcTGGGCACAagagggcagtggggtgggggtgcacaATTGGTTTGCTGGGAGCAGGGATGAGTGTGGAGAGGCTGAGTGCCTGGGCTCTGATCCCCACATTATGCATCTGTCTCCCACCTCTGCTGTGGGGATGGTGACCCGGGCTGACCCTGTCGGGCGGCGAGGatgaacttgtgtgtgtgtgtgaagcacCAGGCATGTTTTTTCCAAAGGGATTAAATTCCCTTGGTCCTAAACTCAAGGGCTGGTATGCGATTCTGCTGTAAAAGCCGTGCTccctccagcagcagagtggcaTTCTGACcactgcaggggtggggaaatgtgTCTGGGGGCTTGGACCCAAGGGCTAATAGCAGGTGAAGGGCCCTACCCCTTTTGTGAAAGGCAGATTAGGGCTACCCGAGGGCTTGCGTGGCagcccatccctcccctcctcgGCTGGCTCTGAGCCCTGCAGGCTGGCATGGATATGTGCAAGGGGAAGGCTGTCATGGTCCTTGCTAGCTAACCTGCTCCCCCGTCCCTGCAGGTCCGCTGGATGATGTACTGGATTGTGTTTGCGCTTTTCATGGCTACGGAGACTCTCACGGATACGTTCGTTTCCTGGTAAGGCACCAGCCTTGAGGACCGCCTCCTGGTGGGCATGGGTGGCTTCCCTGCAGGAGGCTCTCTGGACCATACAGAGCCCACTGCAGGGCCGTATCCTGTACAAGGAACTGATGCTTCAGAGTGATGTCACTTGGAGCATGCCTGAGCCTAGCCATCCGCTGTAGGAAGGTGGGCTGGGTTTATGGCTTGTCTCTTCCCACAGCTGCTTGTCTGCCCACCCATATCTTAGTTTCTGTCCCGGGACGTGGCCTCATAGGGTCTGTAAGTGCCCTCTGATCCACTGCCCCATgccaaggggaagggaaggaacaaCCCCCTCCGCGCCATCCCAGTTTTTTCATCCGTCCATCTGGGTCTCCTGCGTGTTTACCAGCACCTGTGGGCTGCCAAGCCCCTATCTGTCCTGCTTTAACAAGGGTGGAATTGATTGACCCTCTCCCTTCATGCCCACTGGGGATGAGCCGGGGGACTCGCTGGGCCTGATagctgctccccagccccagcctgcaaTCCTTTCAGTCCAGAAGCAGAAAGCTCCCTGAAATTCCCCACTCCCCCTCTTGGTGGACAGGAGCAATGGGGGTTGCAGCCGCTGAGTTGCTCTGCATTGAGCCATCTCGCCATGAGGGTGAAGGGTAGAGGTATGAGGTGTTGGGCTCTGGGGGCCCCGTGTACCCCCTCACTGCTGCATTCTCAATCTGGCAGGTTTCCCTTCTACTATGAGATCAAGATGGCATTTGTCgtgtggctgctttccccctACACCAAGGGAGCCAGCCTGCTCTACCGGAAATTCGTGCACCCCACGCTGTCCCGCAGAGAGAAGGTAACGGGTCACTTGTCCCCACGCTCTCGCCGTGCTTCTGGGATTCAGTAAAGCTGCCATCCCTCCCTCGGGTAGCTGCATTGTTAGCACTTAAAGTGAGGGGCTGGCTGGCCATGCTGATCAGAATGGAGGTAGGCGCTGTGCAGCCTTTCTGCATCCCTGTTCTCCCAacacccctcaatcctgacccgcatCCCTCTCACTGTTACAATTCAGAGCCCCAGCCAAgtcatagttttgttttgtttttttaaaagccagcaGAGGTCATTCTGACCATCTACTCTGTCTTCCTGCATAGTACAGGCCAGTGAACCTCCCAGAGGACTTCCTGCATCTAGCACATaccttgtggttgagctagaactttatttatattataaaaaaaaaaaaaaaagtcatctggtCTTGATCTTAAAATCTCTGCTGTtgtccctcagtcctgccctATAGCACGGCCTGTTGTTCCAGTTCTGAGCTTCcccgcacagctctgccaatgctcctcTGCCTGACCTGCTGAACTCCCTTTAAATCCATTTAAAGGCCAGTTCCTTGGTGGGGGGCTTTTATTCAACTTCTTAGGAGGCTTTAAAGCCATTGCGTTAACCCTGAACTCCCCAGCCCTAGCGAGGGgaggggcatgtgtgtgtgtgtgtggggggggggggcagtaacAGGGCTGTGTGCAGGATTCCTGCATGGTTCTCGGTAGGGGCATAGTTGCATGGACTCTGTATCTCTGTCGCCTGCATCGGAAGGAGCCAGTGCTGCATGAGTGGAAGACGTGGCCCCGTGGGGCTCATAGCTCAGTAACTCCTCCCAAATAAAGCAATGTGCAGGGTAGGATGGCAAGGCGAGACCCTGGCTGGAACAAGCTAGCGCTGCAGTTTAGTTTAAGGGGTACAGAGCTCCCAAGGCCAGGCGGATATTGGCTCAGGCCTCTCCGCTGGCACAGCTGTGTGGGGTTCCTGGCGCCCTTGTGTCTTGGAGCAGGTGGattcctcttcttccttcccaaGGTGGGATCTGGGCCTGGCCCCTGGGAATGCTCACTGTGCTGTGTCTCTGCAGGAAATCGACCTGTACATCATCCAGGCCAAGGAGCGCGGCTACGAGACCATGGTGAACTTCGGCAAGAAGAGCCTCAACATCGCAGCCACAGCTGCCGTCCAAGCTGCGGCCAAGGTACCTGATCTCCCTGGGTGATTTGAGAGGCTGTTGTGGCCTTGGAACATCCCAGTAAAAAAACCAGCAGAGCTGGCAGATGCCAGTGACAGATTGTGCCATGGCATGGACTGCGTGCTTGGGGCTGCTGTGTGGCACCCACACCTCCTGGCAGCTCGCAGCCCTAGCGTTCCAGATGCATGCCCAGGTTACTGTTGGTTTACCGTGGTTTTGAGGTTAGGTTTAACCCCACAGTCTAGCCAGAAActtgctgctcctgcccctccagaGGTAATGCTGCTGCTCTCCTTGGACCAGCGTGCCGCCCCGTCTCTGCACCTCTCACACAGATGCAGCTTTGCCCGTTTTTCCAGTTTACCAGGTGTTTATTAAGCTGGATTCCACTGAGCTCTCCCGtaaccttccccacccccagtgtctgAGGCACGTAACATCCTGCTTAGAGGCCTCCCACCAAGTGGAAAAATCAGAGGAAATAATCAGGCTTGGCTGCCCAGGAGCTGGGTGTTTCAAAGCAAGCCGTGCTGCCAAGGGGCTAGCACCCAggactgggttctgttcctgacttgcTGCAAGTTCCCTCTCTTCTGTACCTGGGTTCCTGTCTAGCCAGCGGGCACCCACCtggtaaagtgttttgagatctctAGGTGAGACATGTCACTTAAGTGCGTGTGTTTACTTGGTAAATGCCTACCTGACCTCTATTCAGTGGGATGAACCACCCCCACCCAACAACCCACTGGAGTTATGGACTGTCCCAGCTGTGTTAGCCCCCACGGAGCAGTACTTCGCATGAAGCTTCCCTCAAGGCTCCATTCTCTGCAGGAGTCACCTGGCCATGGTGTGACTAGCCCCTtgcccctccttgcccctcctCGCCTGGGTATTGAGTTGCGGCAGCAGATCTAGATGCTCCAAGCTGCCACTGCAGCCTGGTGTGTGACTTCAACACAGGGTGTCCCTGACCTGGTCTCTCACCATCTCCCCCATCCCATTTgcctggcagagccagggagcccTGGCCGGGCGTCTGCGCAGCTTCAGCATGCAGGACCTGCGTGCCATCCCTGATGATGCCCCCGTGCACTACGAAGACCCCTTgtacctggaggagcaggagATGAGGAGGCGGCCGATAGGTGAGAGGCAAGagcatggaggggaggggactaAGTCCTGGGGATCTAGGGTTTGTAAAAGCTCTAACAGAAGTGCAACTTCGTTCTCTCTGGAACCCATAACCCACTGGGTGCTGGctaggctgggctggggagactTCCCTGGCCACTGAGagatggggctggggccaggacttTTCTGAGGAACTGGGCCCAAGCCCTGTCCGAGGCTTCACCTACaaaggggcagagggctgggcaggaggggagctgctCCACACTTGGAGGAGGAGACAGGGTGGGTTTGTGGCCAAACTCCCCTCCTGCAGCAACGTGGCTAATGTCGGGTCAGGCTGGCCTCCAGCATCT
Proteins encoded in this window:
- the REEP4 gene encoding receptor expression-enhancing protein 4 isoform X2, translating into MVSWIICRVVVLVFGMLYPAYASYKAVKTKNIREYVRWMMYWIVFALFMATETLTDTFVSWFPFYYEIKMAFVVWLLSPYTKGASLLYRKFVHPTLSRREKEIDLYIIQAKERGYETMVNFGKKSLNIAATAAVQAAAKSQGALAGRLRSFSMQDLRAIPDDAPVHYEDPLYLEEQEMRRRPIGYRTASAGRQPGRESDTEEEECWSDSQISPKALPRSRDLALSKTISRSQSLRIVKKRPQVKEGSSRLMRGRARKKTVQPDQDS
- the REEP4 gene encoding receptor expression-enhancing protein 4 isoform X1, with product MVLEAVKAKLRSRARQCCFSLLALLYVWWPAFLTPSLCYRLVFGMLYPAYASYKAVKTKNIREYVRWMMYWIVFALFMATETLTDTFVSWFPFYYEIKMAFVVWLLSPYTKGASLLYRKFVHPTLSRREKEIDLYIIQAKERGYETMVNFGKKSLNIAATAAVQAAAKSQGALAGRLRSFSMQDLRAIPDDAPVHYEDPLYLEEQEMRRRPIGYRTASAGRQPGRESDTEEEECWSDSQISPKALPRSRDLALSKTISRSQSLRIVKKRPQVKEGSSRLMRGRARKKTVQPDQDS
- the REEP4 gene encoding receptor expression-enhancing protein 4 isoform X3: MLYPAYASYKAVKTKNIREYVRWMMYWIVFALFMATETLTDTFVSWFPFYYEIKMAFVVWLLSPYTKGASLLYRKFVHPTLSRREKEIDLYIIQAKERGYETMVNFGKKSLNIAATAAVQAAAKSQGALAGRLRSFSMQDLRAIPDDAPVHYEDPLYLEEQEMRRRPIGYRTASAGRQPGRESDTEEEECWSDSQISPKALPRSRDLALSKTISRSQSLRIVKKRPQVKEGSSRLMRGRARKKTVQPDQDS